The DNA region CACTCTCTCGGCATACTGGGGTGCAGCAAGGGATAGGATTCCATCATCAGCTCACGATCTGTTCAAAAAAGACGACGCAGCGGAGCGCACAACAGTTGAAGCTCGTCCCAAAGGACTGGGACAGCACTTAGTTGGGACCAACTACGACAATATGGTACACATCCGCTCCGGGCAGTTTTGGGAGAACTGTGGTGTAGAAGAAACGGAATCCTATGAGAAACACCTTGAACCAACCCTGAGAACCGGCTTAACCTATCTCTGGGAGAACCGAAAGGATGGTGGCGCCATGGGGCTGCGTTTTCTCGGCAATACGGATGCCATGGGCCATGTAAGAAAGGAGACTTGCGGCGCTGGCTTTTTTACCGACTTACATTCCCTGGAAGAATGGTCCAGAAGGCATCGCTCTCATCTTGCCATCTATCTCGGGGCTATCAAGCATGCGAAGACTTTCGGGGATTCACGGAAGTTCCGTACATGGCATGAGGTTTCTGTGCTGAAACGGGGAGAAGCTGCATTTGAGTACATCAACTGCCTACCCACGACAGGTGTGGTCAGATTTGTTCCGTTGGATGTGGTGTATGACCTTTTCTGCTGAAAAGGTGGGCGGCACTGGGAAAATCCGTTTTCTGGGCCAAGTTTGAAATATAGATTTTCCTACGTTCCTTGCATTGCCTGAGTATTTGTTCTACGTGTATGCGGATATTTTCTCCATGCCGTGTGCGGCTATGAAGAATGGCAGCTGTACTGGAACCAAGCACTCTCGACATGGACGCCGTCATCAATTCTGTGGTCTTTGCTTCCGACACTGGTTTTGGCGACAATGGCGGCGAAGCCGGAAGCGGGATGGATGGCCCGTTTGTCCATATTCTTCAGTCAGTACTCTTGACCTGCTTGTTCAACGCAAACGACTTGTAAGCCAGCCAGAAGCCCCTCTGAGGACTACACGGCGGCTTTTGAGTGTTAGCAGGTCAACCCTCACACCGCCGGCCACTCTGCGATTGAAAGAACCACACGTGCGATAAACAGCTTCTTTGCATTACCCCCAAAGTGAACACTAGATATCATCGTATTTGGACAGCCTCAAGAGCCctccctcatcctcatccaaTTGTACCTTGACTGTCTTGGCCTCTTTCTGCTGCTCCCTCAAGCCACCCAGATCTTCCAACCTCTCTCTTGCGCTTCTGTCCAGCCCATGCACCAAAGTTGCCAGCACGCTGCTCTTCCACAAGCTTGCCTTATGTCGGTAAGTCTGGTAGATTGAAGCACACAAGAAGAGGACTGTGAGCAGAACGGTGAAAAGAGGGAGTGCCAGGAAACTCCATTCCACATGAATGTAGCTTTCAACAGTATGCGCCACCCCAGTGACGTTGGTTCCATTGAAGCTTCGGAAGCTCACCGTTACGCTAGTTGCAAGGTCGTTCATGAGCATGTCTATGCCGGCGGGATACTCGTAGTAGTTCCAGTAGAAAGCCTGGACAATGTCGGTATCAAAGAAGGTTTCACCACTTGAGATGCCGACAGTGAGGTTGACAATGACGTTGTCTGGCGTGGTGATGTTCTTGTTGATTACCTCCTGGTTCCGAGAAGCCGATCCGTTGCGGAACAGGTCTGAAAACCACGACCGCATGCCCATCATGACCTTCATGTTGATCGGGTACGACATTTTCGTTTCTTCTCCAGAGATGTAGATTGGTTCGAGGGACTCCTGGGTTGCCGTGGCTACAGTGTCATTTGTTTCGACATGAAGTATCTTTTCCCTCAGTTCGCCGTTGACAACCGAGGAGCTCAGAGTCTGGACGCAGGCTTGGAGGGTGCACTGACGAGCCCACGGAGCGAGTTCGCCTGCGATCCCGCCTTGATTCTCGGTCCCCATGAACACAAGCTTCATAATGGTTGAATAGGACATGTCGCCGAGACCCTGTGGGAAGATCGGGGTCATGCTGAAGACGTCGGCATGCGTCTTGAGCTTGGCGCCGACAGGGATAGACCAGCCGCACTCCGTCATGTCGCCTTCGGGGTTTGAGCCATCTTCACAGGCGCGAATCATGAACTCGGACAGGTCCACGCAGGTATTGCAGACGCCAAGAGTCTCGAAAGGTTCCCACGTGCAGTTTCCGGTCTGGCAGTTGACAGGCAGGCTCAGCCATGGCTTGCCGTTCTCGGCAAACAGGCCATTGTAGACAGCAGCTTTGAATGGAAGAATCGGGATGAACCCTTCCGACGCGCTTTGGCTACTCAGGGCGATCAAGTATTCCTGGGCTCGGAGGTTTGTTGCTCCCGCGGTGGAGTTGGTTGTCCGAGCATGAAATGTTGCAATTTGTTGTGCGAAAGGGCTGAAAGCCAGCGTCGAGATAGCAACGAAAGCCCCAAAAGAGCCTAAGAATCTGTATGGGGGATACGAAGTTAGAGGCAAGGATTGCAAAGGTGGTCGTAGCATTCAGCTCACCCTCCCCTAAGCTTGACGAGCATCATCAGGGCTCCCCATGTGCCTCGGCTGGCATCGTCGAACACTTCCATGTCGGACAGAGGTTCGCGGCGCATTTTGAAATGAATCCATTTCAACTGGCTAATCCCGCTGGAAAGCACAACGGCCATCGTGGCGGTGGCCACGGTGGCCAGCAAGGCGATGACGGCATTGATGGTGATCTGGAAACGCCATGATGCCAGCGGCTTGCCATCGTATGCCGCAAGAACACCAACGATTGCGGCCGCAGCAAGAATAGCGACGCAGAGACTGACTATTTCAAACGTCCAGGAGCCAGATGGAGAAAATCTTTCCGATTTGATGTGCGTCCTCTCCGACATCTTGCTCCAACGCGAGGGAACAGAGAAGCGGGATTCGCCGTGATTGCTTAAGGCAGGCTCGCTTGGTGGAACATCCTCGGCGGAGACAACAGCAGATTGATAGGGTTTGTAAGACCCCAGGCTCTGCCTATTGCCGGGCCTTTGGATGAATGGGCTGTTGGGTTGGCTACCGTAGACGGTGTCACTCGAGCTTGTGCTCAGGTTGTGTGAGTGTTGCCTGTGCGACATGTTTGTTCATCGGACCGCGATATAGGTCACGGCTTTCCAAGGCTCAGTTCATGAATGACAAAGTCGAAAGGGGGAAAACAAAAGCAAGCGAGCGGGGAGTTGCATGATGGCAGTGCAGGGTTGGAGACCGGGGAGCCTCAAGTAGTAGCATAGGGCCAAGAAAGCTTGACATTTCTTGGTGCCAGCCTGGCTAGCCATCCCACCATCCGTCGTGATGCGGAAGCCTGTTGATAGTGCTTACGGCTTGACTGCGTGCTGCATGTTGCGTACATGGATGGAACTCTGGAAAGGGAGGGGTGTGACGAATGCCGTTGTATTATTCGACTCAGTAGGTGCGGAAATAGACCGCCGTGCTACATAATTGGCCATCCACCACGACTGAAGGTGTGATGTACCGGAAGTGGTAATGATGCGGTGGCATATGCGGGGGCTGAGCTCGAACATTCGACCCTTGCGCAAGGTTGTCGATGACTGGGAACCTGTCATTTCTACGCGTATGCCTTCATGAGAGCGGTGATTGCCACTCCGGTACTTCTCCCGCATCCTTTTCAGCCGTCCGCAGGATCTCCCTGAGGTCCAGATCCGTGTCAGCTCGCAGTCCATGCAAACAGAGTCCATGGCTCGTTTCTGAGATGGTGTTGTGATGTGCTGCTGCAGCGTGAGACACCAAGCAAGGACACCAGGCTCGCCACCTGCGCGACGTGACCAGTACGTGACTTCCAATGCGGCAAAGCAGTGCGATACGATTTGAACACCGCCGGTGCCGTGTAACCTCGtgcgcacggcggcggcctctcCGCCCCCTCACCCAGAGAGGGGATAATTCTCATCAGGCTGCGAATCGGGCAGGTCGTGATGCCCATTACATTCGACTGGCCACTCTTCGTCAAGTCATTGGCGCGTCTCTGTCTgctttcctccccctctctctgttCCCCGCCTCCCTTCCTCTCGCATGATGATAACGCCGTCCACTGCCTTTATGCCAGAACCGCCACTGCTGCAAGAAGGCCGGCAAAGAGCGCAATTTGAGACGCAGGCTGTCGGGAGTTGTGGGAAGCGGCTCCCTTGGACGACCCGGTAGCGGCGGCGTACCCCAGGGCGCTGTAGACGCTCGTCGCTTGGTCGTCGCTGACAGTGGCAGAACAAGGCTGCGCGTCGTGGGTGACGGATGCGGTGACGGCGCAGACGCTGGTGGCCTCGGAGTTGtacgtcgtcgtcgacgcgtAGCTCATGCTGCCGATGGCGGTCGGGCAGGTCTTGGTGAAGGTCGGCTCCTTTCCGTCGCTCTCAACGACGAAGTCGAAGCTGCCGTTGGCGATGCGAGGGTTCAGGTTGTACTCGCTGTAGGCGGGCTGCTCGGTGAACTCGCATTGGGCGCCCATGCCAAAGACCCAGGCAAAGGTGTAGTCGCCAGGGGCCAGGTGGCCGGTTCTTCCAACCTCGAGATGGGGCCCGTTGCCGAAAGTGCTCTCGTTCCCGATAGAGGCGCCCATGATGccgtgggcggcggtgcgCATGTACGAGTTTTTGTTCCTTGAATAGATGTCCCAGACGAAGTTGTAGCCGTACTTGTAGGCGATGTCGGGGTTCTGGACGTTGAGAAGCACGGGATAGCCGTTGGCGGTTTCGCCGTACTTCCCATCATCACGAGGGAAGACGAGGTCaagctcgagggcctcggcaGGCAGCTGGGCGCGTGCGAGCTGAGAGCACGAGGCCAGCAGAGTGGCAGCGAGCCAGGAGATGCGATGAGACAGCATAATGAGTGAATGGATGTGCTGGTTAATTATTGAAAGGAGTGTAACGTTGAAAGTGTTCGCGATCGGCGGATCAGCAGTCAACTAGGCCTGTACGGTAACGAATGTGAGTTGATGTATTGGGGGgttttttgggggggttttttttgCCCCCAAAAACAACGCTGATCCGGAGAACATCGTGGAGAACAGGATACTTTAAAGAAAATTGTGGACGCCCCTTGGGAGTTGCCGGGACTCTGTGCTGTGTGCGtgcgtatgtgtgtgtgtgtttttgTCTGTTATCTCTTGTCAAGGCTTGGCTCGAGTCACCCCCGTCAGGATCATACCTAATTTCCGATCAAGACTGACCCTGGCCCACTGcgtctttttttttgctttaTCCCAAACGTCGCTAATCATCGTCTCTGCATTAGTCCCATGTCATTTCGGCCAGGTTTCGACATCGAGCCAACCGAAATGCGCAAAGGAGGCCAGTCCACCAACGGCCCTCAAAGGCGGCACAGGGCATCGTGTGCTCAATCAGCGCTGGTAGTGTGCTTCATTTAAGCTTCTTGCAACGAGAACCCTATGCTTTCAGATTGGGTTCTCAGAAAACTCGTCACATTCATTAAAGATTACACCTTTGGTACCCACCGTCGCTTGCTACCtatcccatccatccgtcccCCCTTTATGCTTCGTCCTCctgcagcttcttctcctcttggCCCCCAGCGCCGGCTTCACATACGTACGACTTGAACTTCCTGGCCGGCACGCGGTTGCTGAACATCTCCTGGATCTCCGCGTAGTTGCGGCCCTTCATCTCGGGGAAGTACAAGTACAGCCAGGCGCAGATGGGCAAAGACAGGCCAAAGAAGATGAAGCAGATCTTACCCCCCAGGTTGGCCTGATCTGTGTTGAGTAGATACGGCATAACCTGCAATACCAGACAGGACGCTGCAGTCGAGCACATGATGTTGATACTGTAGGTTTTTTGCCGAAGTTGAACACTGTTCCCCCCGTTCAGTTAGCAATTCATTGGTCCTCTCATCCGCGCTGCGTGTTATCGATTCCAAGGCCCACTGCCAGTTGGTCGTTCTGGGATGAGTCGTTGACCACGTGCTGTCACCGAAGACAGCCCAAGCCCAACCCAGTTTCTACGGATGCTCAGATAGACTCAATCAAAGTGCTTGTGACTTACCTAGCAGTTTCTCCTCCAACAGAGTACGCAACAGCACCCAGCGTCGCCTGGTACATGAAACCCCAGATGACCATGAAAGCTACAGTTGCCGACAGAGAAGCGGGGCTGCCGATGGTGctgatgccgccgatgagtAGCAGGAGCGCCGTCATGGAGAAGACGCCGCCAACGATCAAGGGGCGTCTTCCATATCGGTCGACGAGGGGCCACGAAGTCATGTTACCGACGAACTGGATCGCATACGCTGCCTGTCCGATCGCGAGGGGGTTGTTCACGCCGGCCAAACGGAAGTAGTACCTGCAAGCTGTTAGTTAGGAGATTCTCGCGTCTATTGCCCCTCATTCGACGGAGCAGAGCTGCGGAGACTGACGTGAGGTACCTGTGAAACACCAGGTTAGTCGACAATTCATTCGGCTTTGTAACAACAGGCAGACTTTGGACTCACCCTGAAACGAAGTTGACACCAATAGCCTGCTGGGATAGGTAGACCATCACGATGATAAGCGTTCTACGGCGATTGGTTCCAGTGAAGCAGTCAACCCAGCGGGCTGACTCCTGTTCCTTCCTGGCCTCCTGCTCCTTGGCAATGGCAACTGTAGCAACAGCCATGGCGGCGTCCACGTCGAATTTGGGACCATTGAATCGCAAGTACGACTTGGCGGCCTCTTCACGGCGGCCTTTGATCAGGAGCCAACTGGGAGACTCGGGTAAAAAGGCCAGACCGCAAAGCAGCAGGCCGGGAGGGATGAGTTGGGTAATCAGGGGGATCCTCCATGACAGATCGTTCTTGTAATGGTCACTCGCCAATACGGTCGCAGAGTTGAGCCACTGGCCAACGGTAATCATAGTGTTAACCAACACGAGGCAGACACCGCGCATCTTGACCGGTGCGAGCTCCGCCACGAACACGGGGCCCAGTGAGTGGCCCAGACCGAACCCGAAAGTCGCAATGACCTTGCCGCCAAACAGCATCATGACGGTCGTGGCGAAGTATTGGAGAATCGTGCCGCCACAGCAGATCAAGCACGCGACGCCGATGGTCTTTTTGCGGCCAAAGATGTCGCTGATGAAACCCGTGGCAAAGGCCGAGACGAAGATGCCGATGGTGCCCGCTGCGTTGAGGATCTGCTGGTCTTGGGCGGCAACCTGCCATTTGCCGTTGACTTCGTGGCCGAAACGCTGGGCGAAGGgggtgacggcgaggagTTTTCCGATGGTCGAGACTTCATAGCCAAAGTTGATGGGCAAAAGATAAATCAACAAGCCTGCCGCGTAATAAAACGTTAGAAAGGATTGGCTTCACAGTGAGTGGGCCGATGTCTTCGGATGAACTGACAGAAACCCAGCACACGCTTGTTCTCCCACAGATCACGGAACCCAAGCTTCTCGTTGGAATGCGATTCGGGTAGTGCTGCATTGGCCGCGGCGTTAACGTCCTCGAGCTGTTCAGATTGCAGCTTTTCGTCGTGGTGCCGGGCCGTCGATTCGTTCTTGGGATCCGCCATGACGGGCGATTGTCtgaaggaggcggaggagggaaCGTACGAGGAATCCTTTCgagctttttttttttcttcttccaaTGCTGCCTCTCCTTTGGGGTCGCTGCGTCCTGCTACAACCACTCCGGAACTGATGGCGGTGGGATCATCCAAAGTCTTATAGTCCGGGGATGGTACATCGGAACCAGAGCATGCGGGTGCCTCTCCGCGATTCCCCATGGGTGCTTAACGAGGACTCCCCAGTTCTCCGCATTATCCACGTGGTGGTAGCCAGGCACCCCACTCCGTGATTCAGATGCCATCGGCTCACCCAGCTGCTCACCATAAAGTTCCTGCTTTTGAGCCGATAAAACGATGCCTGGGGTGAGCAGGGGGTGGGCGGGAAGACAAGTGCTGGTTCAAGCGCCAGTGCTTCGTCCTTCCGTCTGGTGTGCCAATGTTCTACGTGGCAGACGGCAACAATCATGGCATTTCGTTTCGTCAGGCAGAATGCAAGTAAGCTCTAGAGGCCAGAACAAAACCTACATCCTCAAGATTCATCTGGTGAAGCCCCGCCCCGAATCAGATGTCCCAAACGAAACTGTATGACGACTGAGCTTTCATCTGCCATTCCGAGCTTATGGAGCCCCGTGGAGGAATTCAGTTTAGGTGGGACCGGGGGCCGGAATCCGGAACGCGGAATGGAAACAGTTGCCGGATCTGTCCCCAGATCTTCAACTCAACAGGAACGAGAGGGCTAAAGATTACCTGAAATGGAACTTTGCATATTGAATCTTTTTCTACTGGACATGAACGGCCAACCCATCCCCGTACAAAAATACCATACCTGTGGTTTGAGGCTGTTCAATATGCGGGTGGAATAAGAGCCCTCCGCAAAGAGGCTGACCCCGGAGTTTACACTCGTAGGCTTATTTCCCCGCCATGCAAGTCTTCCGAGTCAAGCTCACCACGCCATCCCGTCGTACCAAAGGGGCAGTTGTAGCCATTGTCAACTCCCCAGAAAATGCCACCCCATGATTCAGGTACGGTCGAATCACCCGCCGCCTTGAGTTCGCGCGAGCGGGGTGAGCGGTTAGCTCTGCGTAGCTCCTAGGCGATCAGAAAGGGCATTTCGAAGGGATCTATTCGGTTGTACCTTTAGAAGCTTCCATGATGCTGTGCTTCTCATTACCGAAGAGACCATATGCAATTTTCAGTGCGAGACATAGCACTTATGTTGTGCTTTCCACTGTCTAGTTTTGTCCTCTGCtgtgtacctgtgcgacctcAATAGGAACCGCCTTGGCCGACCGTACCCAAAACCTAGCACCTTGGTAGTCGGCGCAGGAGTGGAAAGCTTACATCACAGTGGCATAAAGACTTTTCTTGTGTCACTTTtcctttttccccttcctcatCTGACCACCACTCCTTCAGCTACTTGAGACGTTACCACCACTCACTTCGAACCCTCGTCTACCGAAGTTATCAAAGAACCGGCCATGGAGTTTCTGTCGATGTCACGCGATGATGTTCGACTACACGTTTCCTCAAGCAGCTCCCCCTCAGTCGACAAAGTGACGGTTGGTGCCGCCATCTTGCGGCATGGCACTTCAGGTCCTAGTATCCTTCTGCTCAAACGAAACCCCGATGAAAAGTACTACCCGAACGTCTTTGAGATACCAGGAGGCAAGGTGGATGCAACCGATCCTACAGTCCGCGATGCTATTATACGAGAAGTTGCCGAAGAGACGCAAATGACGGTGTTGGACGTCGCAGCGTCGTTATCCCGCATAATATACACCACCGAGAAGCTAGTGAAGTCGCCGACCGGGGAGTGTGAAATCATCAAGCGTCGCGCTTTACAGCTGAACTACGTTGTCACAGTGGAAGGGACGGACTTTCAGGTTAACGAAGAGGAACACTCCGTGGGAATTTGGGCGAGCCGCGATAGTCTGGATCAAATCCCCATTACTTCGGAGATGGGAGCATTGGTATCAGAAGTTCTGGGCTTGGAAGAGGGTCGGTCTGCTGTGGCCGGCCATGCCTCAGGTGTGATTGGATGCACTCGATGACTGGACACCCGGGCCTGCTCTCTGGGGATACTTCGTCATCCATAATCTAGGACCATGTTCTTTGATGAGTAACCCGGTTCCAGGTCCCATGGAACGCCTGGTCATTGTGGTACCTCATCACTCCGATATTGGAGCATATCAACCACGTTGTCCTGGGCACGTTATGGATTGGCTTTGCGTGGGCGAAGAACTGCTACAAATTGTGCTCTCGAGCCATCCAACGAGACGTGAGGACAGCTTCGTAAATTCAACTAAAGTTGAGAGAAATCAGCGTCTTCATCACGAGCAGAGAGGCCTCCGCCTGTTTTCATTACAGTAGTTGAAGCTACACCGCAAATGCAGCTTATGTATCTCTGTTCTACAACAAGCGAGAGAGAACTCAGTACTTTTTCTTTTCAGAACAAGACACCCTTTGTCTGCGTCTTTTCACTCAACTTGTGGTTCTTCATCAACGAAACCCAGACAATCGGCCCGGCCAGTGCCACCAGTGACGCGATGATCATGATCTTCTGCGTCTCGCCGTATGCGAGTACAATTGCATCTCTCTCCGGGGTTCCCCACGCGTAGCTAAGCTGTCTGTTAAGATCGCCGTAGATGAGAAGAGCCTCGCCCTTGAGCTCGTCGGGGAGGTATTTGGCCAGCTTGGATGGCATCAGGTTCGTCCAGATGGCGCCACTGATGGATGATCCAATGGCACCACCGACGCTAGTAATCATAGAAAGAAGGGCGAAGCCAATGGCGACGTCGCGGTGAGGTACAGAGGCCATGACAGCAATTTGCTCAACCATGACAAGGGTGCCACCAGCCAGCGCCCCCAAAACTTCACACATGATGACTAGACCAACGCTGGTGTCGGGCATGCGGAACTTGATCATCAAACCGGTCGAGAGGATCTGGACGGGGACCGCGGCCAAGCCGAGCCATTTGTACCGGTCGGTGTATCGCATAAGACTGATGGCTGTCTGTCAACAACTTTGCTTCGCTGGCGAGGTTGAGAGAGAAACTTCACTTACAGCCCGACGGGAATGGCCCAGGCGCACGACACAATGTTGTAGATATTGGTGATAAAACCGGCTCGAGAAACGCTGAGGTTGTACACAACCTGCAGGTACGACGAGAATTGGACCTTGTAGCAACTGAAAACCCGTGTTAAAATGAGGTCCTTGAGTAGAAATGGGGGGCAACTCACTAGAAGCTGATCCACATGTTGCCCCCAAGGAGacaggcgacgaggacagTTCTGTTCTTGAAAAGCTCGAAAGGGACGAACGACTTGGGCGCAATGTGCTTCTCGTAGAAGGGGAAGGCAACCAAGAGGAGTCCGCCCAAAACAATCATGGCGATGATTTTGGGCTCGCGCCACTGGTGGGCCTGATATCCGGCCAAGCTGAAAGGCAACAGGAGCAGTGAGAAGCCGGCAACGACAAGGAGCATGCCAGCGACATCAAGCTCAATGACCCAATATTTGACCGAGTCCCAGAACGTGCGGTTCTCGCGCTTCTTCACGTAGAGACCCTTCTTCACCGCACGGTTCATCTGAACAGTGAAGATAATGATCAGGGGCGCGACCATGGCtgggatgatgatggtgaaggCGCCGTATCCCCATCTCCATGTGCTACCTTCTAAGAAAGcctgggcggcagcaggcccGGCAAAAGTATTCGAAATGTAAGGAGTCGACGTGAAGCCGAACAGAATCATGCGGTTCTTGAGAGTCGAGGTATCGGCCATGAAGATATTGAGAACGTAACCAACGCCGTTCATACCGGTCCAAAAGAACGTTTGCGCCGCGGCGTAGGTCTCGACGTTCTGGCAAACAGCCATCAAGATTAAAGCTGGATTGATGTCCGTTCAGTTAAAACGATCGGTAACTGTAAAGGGTATCGGAAAATCAATACTCA from Colletotrichum higginsianum IMI 349063 chromosome 4, whole genome shotgun sequence includes:
- a CDS encoding Carboxylic ester hydrolase; translated protein: MSERTHIKSERFSPSGSWTFEIVSLCVAILAAAAIVGVLAAYDGKPLASWRFQITINAVIALLATVATATMAVVLSSGISQLKWIHFKMRREPLSDMEVFDDASRGTWGALMMLVKLRGGFLGSFGAFVAISTLAFSPFAQQIATFHARTTNSTAGATNLRAQEYLIALSSQSASEGFIPILPFKAAVYNGLFAENGKPWLSLPVNCQTGNCTWEPFETLGVCNTCVDLSEFMIRACEDGSNPEGDMTECGWSIPVGAKLKTHADVFSMTPIFPQGLGDMSYSTIMKLVFMGTENQGGIAGELAPWARQCTLQACVQTLSSSVVNGELREKILHVETNDTVATATQESLEPIYISGEETKMSYPINMKVMMGMRSWFSDLFRNGSASRNQEVINKNITTPDNVIVNLTVGISSGETFFDTDIVQAFYWNYYEYPAGIDMLMNDLATSVTVSFRSFNGTNVTGVAHTVESYIHVEWSFLALPLFTVLLTVLFLCASIYQTYRHKASLWKSSVLATLVHGLDRSARERLEDLGGLREQQKEAKTVKVQLDEDEGGLLRLSKYDDI
- a CDS encoding Phenylacetaldoxime dehydratase family, with amino-acid sequence MSSEPRAYPLRRPDGHRPPVPRWHLVLGEDVESVATAYIGVQPHFYDSGTVRAVEGITAAIEAWLAGDEDSRPLASERFKHLDGDDAPEARIWVCYWDDPEQSKNGLQKLDLASIFAHLAPENQRRIGLWSESFATPTTRLETNYSGLDYLPGLARLPGASTQEHTLSAYWGAARDRIPSSAHDLFKKDDAAERTTVEARPKGLGQHLVGTNYDNMVHIRSGQFWENCGVEETESYEKHLEPTLRTGLTYLWENRKDGGAMGLRFLGNTDAMGHVRKETCGAGFFTDLHSLEEWSRRHRSHLAIYLGAIKHAKTFGDSRKFRTWHEVSVLKRGEAAFEYINCLPTTGVVRFVPLDVVYDLFC
- a CDS encoding MutT family protein, with product MEFLSMSRDDVRLHVSSSSSPSVDKVTVGAAILRHGTSGPSILLLKRNPDEKYYPNVFEIPGGKVDATDPTVRDAIIREVAEETQMTVLDVAASLSRIIYTTEKLVKSPTGECEIIKRRALQLNYVVTVEGTDFQVNEEEHSVGIWASRDSLDQIPITSEMGALVSEVLGLEEGRSAVAGHASGVIGCTR
- a CDS encoding Maltose permease; amino-acid sequence: MGNRGEAPACSGSDVPSPDYKTLDDPTAISSGVVVAGRSDPKGEAALEEEKKKARKDSSYVPSSASFRQSPVMADPKNESTARHHDEKLQSEQLEDVNAAANAALPESHSNEKLGFRDLWENKRVLGFCLLIYLLPINFGYEVSTIGKLLAVTPFAQRFGHEVNGKWQVAAQDQQILNAAGTIGIFVSAFATGFISDIFGRKKTIGVACLICCGGTILQYFATTVMMLFGGKVIATFGFGLGHSLGPVFVAELAPVKMRGVCLVLVNTMITVGQWLNSATVLASDHYKNDLSWRIPLITQLIPPGLLLCGLAFLPESPSWLLIKGRREEAAKSYLRFNGPKFDVDAAMAVATVAIAKEQEARKEQESARWVDCFTGTNRRRTLIIVMVYLSQQAIGVNFVSGYLTYYFRLAGVNNPLAIGQAAYAIQFVGNMTSWPLVDRYGRRPLIVGGVFSMTALLLLIGGISTIGSPASLSATVAFMVIWGFMYQATLGAVAYSVGGETASINIMCSTAASCLVLQVMPYLLNTDQANLGGKICFIFFGLSLPICAWLYLYFPEMKGRNYAEIQEMFSNRVPARKFKSYVCEAGAGGQEEKKLQEDEA
- a CDS encoding Siderophore iron transporter is translated as MGRSNEATGAPEIVSGDPIPGSVDEKGPEFFDEKPAPDEIDPNTGGLAGVEKIEALTQTWTKPWLIAAYILIWVVFFVDSLQQQISSSLVPYVVSDFGFHGLMAATGIISNIVGGVSKLPLARVLDVIGRTTGLCIMLSFVVISLILMAVCQNVETYAAAQTFFWTGMNGVGYVLNIFMADTSTLKNRMILFGFTSTPYISNTFAGPAAAQAFLEGSTWRWGYGAFTIIIPAMVAPLIIIFTVQMNRAVKKGLYVKKRENRTFWDSVKYWVIELDVAGMLLVVAGFSLLLLPFSLAGYQAHQWREPKIIAMIVLGGLLLVAFPFYEKHIAPKSFVPFELFKNRTVLVACLLGGNMWISFYCYKVQFSSYLQVVYNLSVSRAGFITNIYNIVSCAWAIPVGLLMRYTDRYKWLGLAAVPVQILSTGLMIKFRMPDTSVGLVIMCEVLGALAGGTLVMVEQIAVMASVPHRDVAIGFALLSMITSVGGAIGSSISGAIWTNLMPSKLAKYLPDELKGEALLIYGDLNRQLSYAWGTPERDAIVLAYGETQKIMIIASLVALAGPIVWVSLMKNHKLSEKTQTKGVLF